One genomic segment of Sporanaerobacter acetigenes DSM 13106 includes these proteins:
- a CDS encoding ADP-ribosylglycohydrolase family protein — MSNFVLDGIMGLCVADALGVPVEFMNRETLRKDPVVGMREYGTYNQPTGTWSDDTSMTLCLVDSLSKGLDYEDIMLNFIKWIETGEYTPYGEAFDIGITTRKALMSFKNGISPLECGRKSEHDNGNGSLMRILPILFYLQSIYGMNFTDIDGAYEIIHNISSLTHGHRRSQIACGIYILVASELVESMCLETAVRSGIYSGIEYYGDKKDYIHELKYFERLSRKDFAEIPEEKIKSSGYVVDTLEAAIWCLLNTDNYRDCVLKAVNLGNDTDTVAAVAGGLAGLKYGYSSIPQDWVDEIARKEYVEDLCNELYLSLVKNSIEKLSHYIPYFETATKESVCHWGGGEKLGENQFTMPYPIYDDTLVEFIEEFYKTKLISYDYLDVIESRGLKSTNEINNAIDYADIELVKAILTGYVRQERFCDGIWVDAVRDKAFLKILKRFCELLI, encoded by the coding sequence ATGAGTAATTTTGTTTTAGATGGAATTATGGGATTATGTGTAGCTGATGCCTTGGGGGTTCCAGTAGAATTTATGAATAGGGAAACCCTTAGAAAAGATCCAGTAGTTGGTATGAGAGAATATGGTACATACAATCAACCTACTGGTACCTGGTCAGATGATACAAGCATGACACTATGTCTTGTAGATAGTCTTTCTAAAGGCTTAGATTATGAAGATATAATGTTAAATTTTATTAAGTGGATAGAAACAGGTGAATACACACCTTATGGTGAGGCCTTTGATATTGGAATTACAACGAGAAAAGCATTAATGAGTTTTAAAAATGGGATTTCTCCATTAGAGTGTGGTAGAAAGAGTGAACACGATAATGGAAACGGCTCTCTTATGAGAATACTTCCAATTTTGTTTTATCTTCAATCCATTTATGGGATGAATTTTACAGATATTGATGGAGCATATGAAATTATTCATAATATTTCATCTCTGACACATGGTCATAGGAGAAGTCAAATAGCCTGTGGCATTTATATTTTAGTTGCTTCTGAGCTTGTTGAAAGTATGTGTCTAGAAACTGCTGTAAGATCGGGTATTTATAGTGGAATCGAATATTATGGAGATAAAAAAGATTATATTCATGAACTAAAGTATTTTGAACGATTAAGCAGGAAAGATTTTGCAGAAATACCTGAAGAAAAAATAAAGAGTAGTGGATATGTAGTTGATACACTTGAAGCTGCAATTTGGTGCTTACTAAATACAGATAATTATAGGGATTGTGTGTTGAAAGCTGTTAATTTAGGAAATGACACTGATACAGTAGCTGCTGTTGCAGGAGGACTTGCAGGTTTAAAGTATGGATATAGTAGTATTCCACAGGATTGGGTTGATGAAATAGCTAGGAAAGAGTATGTAGAAGATTTATGTAATGAATTATATTTAAGCTTAGTAAAGAACTCTATAGAAAAATTATCTCATTACATACCATATTTTGAAACTGCCACTAAAGAAAGTGTCTGCCATTGGGGTGGAGGAGAAAAATTAGGGGAAAATCAATTCACTATGCCTTATCCAATATATGACGATACTTTAGTAGAGTTTATTGAAGAATTTTATAAAACTAAATTAATATCTTACGATTATCTAGATGTCATAGAGAGTAGGGGTTTGAAAAGTACAAATGAAATAAATAATGCCATTGATTATGCAGACATAGAATTAGTGAAAGCTATTTTAACTGGATATGTTAGACAAGAACGGTTTTGTGATGGTATATGGGTAGATGCTGTTAGGGATAAAGCGTTTTTAAAGATTTTGAAACGATTTTGTGAGTTATTAATATGA